Proteins co-encoded in one Saprospira grandis genomic window:
- a CDS encoding acyl-CoA dehydrogenase family protein — protein MNFELSEQHLAVREAARDFARQECLPGVIERDSNMTHPTEILKKMGEMGFLGMMVDPKYGGGGMDSLSYAIAMEEFSKIDNSCSVVMSVNNSLVCWGIETFGTEEQKQKYLPKLATGEWIGAFCLSEPEAGSDATSQRTTAVDMGDHYILNGTKNWITNGGTSQLHLVIAQTNPELGHRGINCLIVETSWDGVVVGAKEDKLGIRSSDTHTIMYNDVKVPKENRVGEDGFGFKFAMKTLSGGRIGIAAQALGIAAGSYELAAAYAKERVAFGKPIIKHQGVSFKLADMAMQVEAARMLVYRSAWLKDQGMEYDMASSMAKLAASEAAMKVSVEAVQVHGGYGFVKEYHVERLMRDAKITQIYEGTSEVQRIVLGRFVENGKLYLPDHK, from the coding sequence ATGAATTTTGAACTAAGCGAACAGCATTTGGCTGTAAGAGAGGCGGCTAGAGATTTTGCCCGTCAAGAATGTCTACCCGGTGTTATTGAGCGTGATAGCAATATGACTCACCCCACAGAAATCTTGAAAAAGATGGGTGAAATGGGCTTTCTGGGCATGATGGTCGACCCCAAATACGGGGGAGGCGGAATGGATTCTCTCTCTTATGCCATCGCCATGGAAGAGTTCTCTAAAATTGACAACTCTTGCTCAGTGGTTATGTCTGTTAATAACTCTTTGGTTTGCTGGGGAATCGAAACCTTTGGCACAGAGGAGCAAAAGCAAAAGTATTTGCCAAAATTGGCTACTGGCGAATGGATTGGCGCTTTTTGCCTTTCTGAGCCCGAAGCGGGTTCTGATGCCACTTCTCAGCGCACCACTGCTGTAGATATGGGCGACCATTATATCTTGAACGGAACCAAAAACTGGATTACCAACGGCGGTACTTCTCAGCTCCATTTGGTAATTGCACAAACTAATCCTGAATTGGGTCACCGTGGCATCAACTGCCTTATCGTAGAAACTTCTTGGGATGGTGTTGTTGTTGGCGCCAAGGAAGACAAGCTTGGTATCCGCTCTTCTGATACGCATACGATCATGTACAATGATGTGAAAGTACCTAAAGAAAACCGCGTAGGCGAGGATGGCTTCGGCTTTAAGTTTGCCATGAAAACGCTTTCTGGTGGACGTATCGGTATTGCTGCCCAGGCTCTCGGTATTGCCGCCGGTTCTTATGAGTTGGCCGCTGCTTATGCCAAAGAAAGAGTGGCTTTTGGCAAGCCTATTATCAAGCACCAAGGCGTTTCTTTCAAATTGGCCGATATGGCCATGCAGGTAGAAGCAGCCCGTATGTTGGTTTATCGCTCGGCTTGGCTCAAAGACCAAGGCATGGAGTACGATATGGCTAGCTCTATGGCCAAACTTGCGGCCTCAGAAGCGGCTATGAAGGTCTCTGTAGAGGCTGTTCAGGTGCATGGTGGCTACGGTTTCGTTAAAGAATATCATGTAGAACGCCTCATGCGCGATGCTAAAATTACACAAATCTATGAAGGAACCTCAGAGGTGCAGCGCATCGTTTTGGGCCGCTTTGTAGAAAACGGAAAGCTCTATTTGCCTGATCACAAATAG
- a CDS encoding T9SS C-terminal target domain-containing protein has protein sequence MRYIYLFLCCFPFVLYGQFVGGSGSGVDSSGIGGFACSSFTSSSVNGGSGHAQAMLAAAVNCIQFTGDSSSGQNQAMLAAAINCIQFTGDSLSGQSNAFMPAAINCLQFSGERASGAQYAYLDDGLSCPQFLASASGGSGTYSRSYADDQGACAVISLSTVIVLPIEASPLYAEKEGQKGRLHWQTFAEIGCEGFEIQKSRDGLNWEVLGWVAGQGYSQQTTSYEFWDEQLQPGIQYYRYKQEDFDGSFYYSNLVAIDYQEGALNPNVFTLYPNPSRTGSQINIDGWLNEDLAIELTAVNVLGQKIWSEKVPFAQGRYTYNLPAVFEAGNYWLVLSVPEKGFRKVLPFVVIR, from the coding sequence ATGCGATATATTTATCTCTTTTTATGTTGCTTCCCTTTTGTGCTTTATGGGCAATTTGTTGGGGGCAGCGGTTCTGGGGTAGACAGTTCGGGAATAGGTGGATTTGCTTGTAGTAGTTTTACGAGTTCATCGGTAAATGGAGGTTCTGGGCATGCGCAGGCCATGCTGGCTGCGGCGGTCAACTGTATTCAGTTTACAGGAGATAGCAGTTCGGGGCAAAATCAGGCGATGTTGGCTGCGGCGATCAACTGTATACAGTTTACAGGAGATAGTCTTTCTGGCCAATCCAATGCCTTTATGCCTGCGGCAATTAACTGTCTGCAGTTTTCTGGTGAACGAGCTTCTGGTGCACAGTACGCTTATTTGGACGATGGGCTGTCTTGTCCTCAGTTTTTGGCCTCGGCCTCTGGGGGAAGTGGAACCTACAGCCGTTCTTATGCTGATGACCAAGGAGCTTGTGCCGTAATTAGCTTGTCTACAGTAATTGTCTTACCCATAGAGGCCTCTCCGCTTTATGCAGAGAAAGAGGGCCAAAAAGGGCGATTACATTGGCAAACCTTTGCCGAAATTGGCTGTGAGGGTTTTGAAATTCAGAAGAGCCGAGATGGCTTGAATTGGGAAGTTTTAGGTTGGGTAGCTGGACAAGGCTATAGCCAACAAACGACTTCCTATGAGTTTTGGGACGAGCAATTGCAGCCCGGTATTCAATACTACCGCTATAAGCAAGAAGATTTTGATGGCAGCTTCTACTATTCTAACTTAGTCGCTATAGACTATCAGGAAGGTGCATTGAATCCGAATGTGTTTACGCTTTATCCCAATCCTAGTCGAACTGGATCTCAGATCAATATTGATGGCTGGCTGAATGAAGACTTAGCTATTGAATTGACTGCCGTAAATGTACTGGGCCAAAAAATCTGGTCCGAAAAGGTACCCTTTGCCCAAGGGCGATACACTTATAATTTACCCGCTGTTTTTGAGGCTGGAAATTATTGGTTGGTCCTTTCTGTCCCCGAAAAGGGATTCCGAAAGGTGTTGCCCTTTGTGGTGATTCGATAA
- a CDS encoding dihydrofolate reductase family protein codes for MQIKLYIAQSLDGYIAGPNGELDWLEELPNPKGEDFGYTDFYDSIDLLLMGQKTYAAICSFGIAWPYQGKPTFVFSRAEELSSAQPDCRHLNTLDAPTIASLRQLSKKGIWLVGGGALIREFLRLGAIDEMIISIIPRLLGEGIPLFPATYPAMDWQLEKTETFANGIVNLHYTKV; via the coding sequence ATGCAAATCAAACTTTATATTGCTCAATCATTGGATGGTTATATTGCTGGCCCTAATGGGGAGTTAGACTGGTTGGAGGAACTGCCTAACCCCAAGGGAGAAGATTTTGGCTACACTGATTTTTACGACAGCATTGACCTTTTATTGATGGGCCAAAAAACCTATGCGGCTATTTGTTCGTTTGGGATAGCGTGGCCTTATCAGGGGAAGCCAACCTTTGTATTTAGTCGGGCCGAGGAACTTTCTTCTGCCCAGCCAGACTGCCGACATTTAAATACGCTAGATGCTCCCACTATAGCGAGCTTAAGGCAGCTTAGTAAAAAAGGAATTTGGTTAGTGGGGGGCGGCGCCTTGATTCGAGAGTTTTTGCGTTTAGGCGCTATTGATGAAATGATCATTTCTATTATTCCTCGTTTGTTGGGGGAGGGGATTCCTTTATTTCCGGCTACTTATCCGGCTATGGACTGGCAGTTGGAGAAAACAGAAACTTTTGCCAATGGAATAGTCAACTTACACTACACTAAAGTGTAA
- a CDS encoding alpha/beta fold hydrolase yields the protein MPKSSIYQQPLYCLPGLGTDHRIFEQLLPLLPFEDVRFLDYKEEYCRPGKGCDDYLAHLLPQLQSELKAGEQPNFMGLSLGGLLATRLQHHFPDSQLILVSTIKTNDEAPFIFSLGKILPLYWLVPAIFSWEMVPRISYWAGVISDKDGYELYKKMLRTWTPKMLRWARDAAVHWSNSAPAGQVLHIHGKKDHVFPAKKAQADYWVEDATHYMIVSHAKEVAQHIKAHFG from the coding sequence ATGCCTAAATCCTCTATTTATCAGCAGCCGCTTTATTGTTTGCCTGGCTTAGGAACCGATCATCGGATTTTTGAGCAGCTTTTGCCTTTGCTCCCCTTTGAAGATGTTCGCTTTTTGGATTATAAAGAAGAATATTGCCGCCCGGGCAAGGGCTGTGATGATTATCTGGCCCATTTGCTGCCGCAATTGCAAAGTGAATTAAAAGCAGGAGAGCAACCCAATTTTATGGGCCTTTCTTTAGGAGGATTATTAGCGACTCGTTTACAGCATCATTTTCCAGACAGCCAATTGATTTTGGTCTCTACCATTAAAACCAATGATGAAGCGCCCTTTATTTTTTCTTTGGGCAAAATTTTACCGCTTTATTGGTTGGTTCCCGCCATCTTTAGTTGGGAGATGGTGCCCAGAATTAGTTATTGGGCGGGCGTGATTTCTGATAAAGACGGTTATGAGCTCTACAAAAAAATGTTGCGAACTTGGACCCCAAAAATGCTGCGCTGGGCCCGCGATGCTGCCGTTCATTGGTCCAATAGCGCCCCCGCTGGCCAAGTTTTGCATATTCATGGCAAAAAGGACCATGTTTTTCCCGCCAAAAAAGCACAGGCAGATTATTGGGTAGAAGACGCTACACATTATATGATTGTCTCTCATGCCAAAGAAGTAGCCCAACATATTAAGGCCCATTTTGGCTAA
- a CDS encoding RDD family protein, producing the protein MSKTQLYPARYTLRTLSLIIDFMAVVLLLWLARGIENDCLYGMLGRLQAENLAKEEWDHLAYVGSTPVNLWREVINGLPLKVALALAYCTVFEQSSMRATPVKWLLGLRVVDEKNQRLDFWTSLKRNSLKVGLLFFPYILISYISDEFQPFLFFWLLLSLGLWINGSQEANKQMFYDRWLHTYVKVMR; encoded by the coding sequence ATGAGCAAAACACAACTATATCCTGCACGCTACACCCTCCGAACCTTGTCCTTAATCATTGATTTCATGGCTGTTGTCTTGCTGCTTTGGCTAGCGAGAGGCATAGAAAACGACTGTCTTTATGGCATGTTGGGGCGCTTACAAGCCGAAAATTTGGCCAAAGAAGAATGGGATCATCTGGCTTATGTGGGGAGTACGCCAGTTAATTTATGGCGAGAAGTCATTAATGGCTTGCCCCTAAAAGTGGCCTTGGCCTTAGCTTATTGTACCGTTTTTGAGCAATCATCTATGCGGGCCACCCCCGTCAAATGGTTATTGGGATTAAGAGTAGTGGATGAAAAAAACCAACGACTCGATTTTTGGACCAGCCTAAAACGCAACAGCCTTAAAGTGGGCCTGCTCTTTTTTCCTTATATTCTTATTAGCTACATTTCTGATGAATTTCAGCCCTTTCTCTTCTTTTGGCTGCTCCTTAGCCTTGGTCTTTGGATAAATGGGAGCCAAGAAGCCAACAAACAAATGTTCTACGACCGCTGGCTGCATACTTATGTCAAAGTCATGCGATAA
- the pruA gene encoding L-glutamate gamma-semialdehyde dehydrogenase — protein sequence MANAFFKIPTPKNEPVKAYRKGSPERASLKAELARLKGQELEIPMIIGGKEVRTGNLVSIHPPHELKHTLGHYHKGGAKEVNMAIDAALAARSSWENTPWQERAAVFLRAAELLAGPYRDRMNAATMLAQSKNVFQAEIDAACEMVDFFRFNAAYLEQVYSDQPNSAAGIWNRLEHRPLEGFVFAVTPFNFTSICANLCAAPAQMGNVVVWKPSDTQIYSAKVIMDLFMEAGLPAGVVNMVFADGPVAGEVCFKHPELSGLHFTGSTKTFQYMWKTIGENIHNYRSYPRIVGETGGKDYVLAYKDAKADQVATALLRGAFEYQGQKCSAASRAYIPQSLWPAVEEKLVADLKTVKMGTVEDFSNFVNAVIDERAYDKITAYIEQAKKDEGAEIIAGGNHSKEEGYFIEPTVIVVKDPHYVTMKEELFGPVMTIFVYEDEELDATIEALDTASPYALTGAIFATDRLVINELIEKLRHTAGNFYVNDKPTGAVVGQQPFGGGRASGTNDKAGSYLNLLRWVSPRTIKETFVSPTDYRYPFLEE from the coding sequence ATGGCCAATGCTTTTTTCAAGATTCCGACACCTAAGAATGAGCCAGTAAAAGCCTATCGCAAGGGCAGTCCGGAGCGGGCATCACTCAAAGCCGAACTGGCGAGATTGAAGGGGCAGGAATTAGAAATTCCTATGATTATAGGGGGAAAAGAGGTGCGCACCGGCAATTTGGTGAGCATTCATCCTCCGCATGAGCTTAAACATACATTGGGGCACTACCATAAGGGAGGGGCCAAAGAGGTAAATATGGCTATTGATGCGGCTTTGGCGGCAAGAAGTAGCTGGGAGAACACGCCCTGGCAAGAGCGGGCGGCGGTATTTCTTCGTGCGGCAGAATTGTTGGCGGGGCCTTATCGGGATCGGATGAATGCGGCTACGATGTTGGCGCAATCGAAGAATGTTTTTCAGGCGGAGATTGATGCAGCCTGCGAGATGGTAGACTTTTTCCGTTTTAATGCGGCTTATTTGGAGCAGGTATATAGCGACCAGCCCAATTCGGCGGCAGGGATTTGGAACCGTTTGGAGCATCGTCCTTTAGAGGGCTTTGTCTTTGCGGTAACGCCCTTTAACTTTACCTCTATTTGTGCCAACTTATGTGCAGCTCCTGCTCAGATGGGGAATGTAGTGGTTTGGAAACCTTCTGATACGCAGATTTACTCGGCCAAAGTGATTATGGACCTCTTTATGGAGGCGGGCTTGCCTGCTGGGGTGGTCAATATGGTCTTTGCAGATGGTCCTGTAGCGGGAGAGGTATGCTTTAAGCATCCGGAGCTCTCTGGCTTGCACTTTACGGGCAGCACCAAGACCTTTCAGTATATGTGGAAGACCATTGGGGAGAATATTCACAACTATCGTTCTTATCCTCGTATTGTTGGGGAGACAGGCGGAAAGGATTATGTTTTGGCCTATAAAGATGCCAAAGCGGATCAGGTGGCTACGGCCCTTTTGCGTGGTGCATTTGAGTATCAGGGGCAGAAGTGTTCGGCAGCATCGAGAGCGTATATTCCGCAGAGCTTGTGGCCTGCAGTAGAAGAGAAGCTAGTTGCTGATCTGAAGACTGTAAAAATGGGGACTGTAGAAGATTTCAGTAACTTTGTCAATGCCGTAATTGATGAGCGGGCCTATGATAAAATCACGGCTTATATTGAGCAAGCCAAAAAAGATGAGGGCGCAGAAATCATTGCTGGGGGCAATCATTCTAAGGAAGAGGGCTACTTTATTGAGCCTACCGTAATTGTGGTTAAAGATCCTCATTATGTGACCATGAAAGAAGAGCTTTTTGGTCCAGTAATGACCATCTTTGTCTATGAAGATGAGGAATTGGATGCCACTATTGAGGCCTTGGATACCGCTTCTCCTTATGCTTTGACGGGGGCTATCTTTGCTACAGACCGTTTGGTGATTAACGAATTGATTGAAAAGCTTCGTCACACAGCGGGTAATTTTTATGTAAATGACAAGCCAACTGGAGCCGTTGTTGGTCAGCAGCCCTTTGGTGGTGGTCGTGCATCGGGAACCAATGACAAGGCGGGTTCTTACCTCAACTTGTTGCGTTGGGTTTCTCCACGTACGATTAAGGAGACCTTTGTTTCTCCTACAGACTACCGTTATCCTTTCTTGGAAGAGTAG
- a CDS encoding cryptochrome/photolyase family protein — protein MKYSIFWHRRDLRLNDNAALYQALKAGGPVLSIFIFDQNILEDLNNRQDARVDFIHQELQRLQKELRELGSDLLVLYGRPKAVWTQLLQDWPIEKVYTNRDYEPYAKKRDAAIAELLQKENIPLLTKKDHVIFEALEVEKKTSGPYTVFTPYSKQWKAKLDSKKTAAGESFYLQSYPNENYQQNYASLPGNFEIPSLESMGFAPSQLNFPSRLLKQKRIKKYEETRNFPALEEGTSRLGLHFRFGTISIREKARKAQKLNATYLNELIWRDFYAQILANFPQVVGQSFRPQYDQIEWRNNEEEFEAWCQGKTGYPLVDAGMRELNATGYMHNRVRMLVASFLCKHLLIDWRWGEAYFAEKLLDFDLASNNGGWQWAAGSGTDAAPYFRIFSPESQLKKFDAELKYVKKWVKEYGSRHYPQPIVEHKFARQRCLATYKSALNQDNA, from the coding sequence ATGAAATATAGCATCTTTTGGCACCGCAGAGATCTTCGCCTAAATGATAATGCGGCTTTGTATCAAGCGCTCAAGGCGGGCGGCCCTGTTTTGTCTATCTTTATTTTTGACCAAAATATTCTAGAGGATTTAAACAATCGCCAAGATGCGCGAGTAGATTTTATTCATCAGGAGTTGCAGCGGCTGCAAAAGGAGCTGCGAGAGCTTGGCAGCGATTTATTGGTCCTTTATGGCCGCCCAAAAGCAGTCTGGACTCAATTGCTGCAAGATTGGCCCATTGAGAAGGTCTATACCAACCGAGATTATGAACCCTACGCCAAAAAAAGAGATGCCGCCATCGCCGAACTTCTCCAAAAAGAAAATATTCCCTTGCTAACCAAAAAGGACCATGTCATTTTTGAAGCGCTAGAGGTAGAAAAGAAAACTTCTGGTCCTTATACCGTTTTTACCCCTTATAGCAAACAATGGAAGGCCAAGTTGGACAGCAAAAAAACAGCCGCAGGCGAATCCTTTTATCTGCAATCTTATCCCAATGAAAATTATCAACAAAATTACGCTAGCCTCCCCGGCAATTTTGAGATCCCCAGCCTAGAAAGTATGGGCTTTGCGCCCAGCCAACTAAATTTCCCCAGCCGATTGCTCAAGCAAAAACGCATCAAAAAATATGAGGAAACCCGAAATTTTCCCGCTCTAGAAGAGGGGACTTCTCGTTTGGGCCTGCATTTCCGCTTTGGGACCATCTCGATCCGTGAAAAGGCCCGAAAAGCTCAAAAACTCAATGCTACTTACCTCAATGAATTGATCTGGCGAGATTTCTATGCGCAAATTTTGGCCAATTTTCCCCAAGTGGTCGGGCAGAGCTTCCGCCCCCAATACGACCAAATCGAATGGCGCAATAATGAGGAGGAGTTTGAGGCCTGGTGCCAAGGAAAAACCGGCTATCCCTTGGTCGATGCCGGAATGCGAGAGCTCAATGCTACGGGCTATATGCACAACCGAGTACGGATGCTGGTGGCCAGCTTTTTGTGCAAACATTTATTGATTGATTGGCGCTGGGGAGAAGCCTATTTTGCCGAAAAACTACTCGATTTTGATTTGGCCAGCAATAATGGCGGTTGGCAATGGGCCGCAGGCTCTGGCACCGATGCCGCCCCCTATTTCCGCATTTTTAGTCCCGAAAGCCAACTCAAAAAGTTTGATGCCGAGCTGAAATATGTCAAAAAATGGGTGAAAGAATATGGCAGCCGCCACTATCCTCAGCCCATTGTAGAGCATAAATTTGCTCGGCAGCGTTGTTTGGCCACTTATAAATCTGCACTAAATCAAGATAATGCCTAA
- a CDS encoding formylglycine-generating enzyme family protein, protein MKQLLPLLLFCSLSFSLWANNLQISNVTLTNDSTLTFSISWENSWRLDGTPPYNHDAVWLFVKKRDCASSQWSHTDLSATVGDHSTGSPLEAYVDGKDSSSVAKGIFVRRKTDGVGNISSVSVSLRMVGLIPGQFDFRVFGIEMVNIPEGAFYLGDGAVSGSSFRNGAATTPYQVTSEGAIAYGNTAGKLYASSRAITASIAADFPKGFAEVYCMKYEISQGQYVDFVNSLQSDQAATRRVTGSATSRTNISGNWPVIVANTPHRAMGYLGWADMLAYLDWAALRPMTEFEYEKICRGPVTPVAGEYAWGSSVVTDANTLINDGTATETASNTVTAGGGLCNYGNSSVGGPMRCGYAAKPGTSRQQAGATYYGVMDMSGNVCEQVVHSYSDGKDYKGEPGDGEISTPPNAGHANQASWPRPEAAISASTAPGRMLRGGSYYMTPVYLRVSERYYGTTYADDGTRLNYIGGRGVR, encoded by the coding sequence ATGAAACAGCTTTTACCTCTGCTGCTTTTTTGCAGCCTGAGTTTCAGTTTGTGGGCCAACAACCTACAGATTAGCAATGTGACGCTAACCAATGACTCCACCTTGACCTTCAGCATTAGCTGGGAGAATAGCTGGCGCCTAGATGGAACCCCTCCTTATAACCATGATGCCGTTTGGCTTTTTGTAAAGAAGCGAGATTGTGCTTCTAGCCAGTGGAGCCATACCGATTTGAGTGCTACTGTAGGAGACCATAGTACTGGTAGTCCCCTAGAGGCCTATGTAGATGGCAAGGACAGCAGTTCGGTGGCCAAAGGAATTTTTGTTCGTCGCAAAACGGATGGCGTAGGGAACATTAGTAGTGTAAGTGTTTCTTTGCGCATGGTGGGCTTGATTCCCGGCCAGTTTGATTTCCGTGTATTTGGGATTGAGATGGTGAATATTCCCGAAGGCGCCTTTTATTTGGGCGATGGGGCTGTATCTGGTTCTTCTTTTAGAAATGGAGCAGCTACAACACCTTATCAAGTAACCTCTGAGGGCGCAATTGCCTATGGGAATACGGCCGGAAAGCTATATGCTTCTTCTAGAGCAATTACTGCATCAATTGCTGCTGATTTTCCTAAAGGTTTTGCAGAGGTATACTGCATGAAGTATGAGATTTCTCAGGGGCAGTATGTCGATTTTGTGAACTCTTTGCAGTCAGATCAGGCGGCAACTAGAAGAGTAACAGGTTCAGCAACTAGCCGGACCAATATCTCGGGTAATTGGCCTGTGATTGTAGCCAATACGCCTCACCGAGCTATGGGCTATTTGGGCTGGGCCGATATGTTGGCTTATTTGGATTGGGCAGCTTTGCGTCCCATGACTGAATTTGAGTATGAAAAAATTTGCCGTGGTCCTGTTACTCCTGTTGCTGGAGAATATGCTTGGGGCTCATCTGTAGTGACTGATGCGAATACTTTGATCAATGATGGTACGGCTACAGAGACTGCTTCTAATACTGTTACTGCAGGTGGTGGACTTTGCAACTACGGAAACAGCAGTGTTGGTGGTCCTATGCGTTGTGGTTATGCCGCTAAGCCAGGTACTAGTCGTCAGCAGGCGGGAGCTACTTATTATGGCGTAATGGATATGTCGGGTAATGTTTGTGAGCAGGTAGTACACTCATATAGTGATGGAAAAGACTATAAGGGAGAGCCTGGTGATGGAGAAATTTCTACTCCTCCTAATGCAGGACATGCCAATCAGGCCTCTTGGCCTCGTCCAGAGGCAGCTATATCTGCAAGTACGGCTCCTGGTCGAATGCTTCGCGGAGGTAGTTACTATATGACTCCGGTTTACTTGCGTGTTTCTGAGCGTTATTACGGAACGACCTATGCCGATGATGGTACTCGTCTAAATTATATTGGAGGCCGTGGCGTCCGTTAA
- a CDS encoding mechanosensitive ion channel family protein, with protein sequence MMNIEEIIKLVTELAITYSPKIFGAAVIAFVGFWIIGKATKMLAKMLEKQKIDDSLRPFLVSLTNMTLKVLLVLSIFNVLGIQMTSFIAILGAAGLAVGMALSGTLQNFAGGVIILIIKPFKVGDVIQAQGFTGVVKEIQIFNTILKTPDNQTIIIPNGGLSNASMTNFSTEPYRRVDLTVGVGYGDSTQKTRAVLNDIIAQDKRILQEPAPPFIALAELADSSINFTVRLWVKSSDYWGVTFDMNEKIYNRFNEEGLNIPYPQMDVHIHKND encoded by the coding sequence ATGATGAATATTGAAGAAATTATCAAACTAGTTACCGAACTAGCAATTACCTATAGCCCAAAGATTTTTGGAGCTGCAGTAATCGCCTTTGTAGGCTTCTGGATTATCGGTAAGGCCACCAAGATGTTGGCCAAAATGCTAGAGAAACAAAAGATCGACGACTCCCTACGCCCTTTTCTCGTCTCGCTTACCAATATGACCCTCAAGGTGCTTTTGGTCCTCAGTATCTTTAATGTACTAGGCATCCAGATGACCTCTTTTATCGCTATCCTCGGTGCAGCTGGACTTGCCGTAGGTATGGCCCTATCGGGTACCCTGCAAAACTTTGCAGGTGGGGTAATTATCCTCATCATCAAACCCTTTAAGGTCGGAGACGTTATCCAAGCCCAAGGCTTTACCGGTGTGGTCAAAGAGATCCAAATCTTTAACACAATCCTCAAAACACCTGACAATCAGACAATTATCATCCCCAATGGCGGCCTCTCTAATGCCTCTATGACCAACTTCTCTACAGAACCTTACCGCCGCGTAGACCTTACCGTAGGCGTAGGCTATGGAGATAGCACCCAAAAAACTAGAGCCGTCCTCAACGATATTATCGCCCAAGATAAGCGCATCCTCCAAGAGCCCGCTCCCCCCTTTATCGCCCTAGCCGAACTAGCCGATAGCTCGATCAATTTCACGGTTCGCCTTTGGGTCAAATCTTCTGATTACTGGGGCGTAACCTTTGATATGAATGAAAAGATCTACAATCGCTTTAATGAAGAGGGCCTCAATATCCCTTACCCTCAAATGGATGTGCATATCCACAAAAATGATTAA